From a single Fulvivirga ulvae genomic region:
- a CDS encoding SDR family oxidoreductase produces MTKLKGKVAIITGANSGIGLATAKLFAKEGAKVVITGRREDALQLAASEIEGEVLPIHADAGKLDDIKKVISTTLAKFGNIDILFPNAGIAPFQPIEHTSEELFDEVIGINLKGPFFLVKEALPYLNQDGVVIFNTTIAQTKGFAHTGAYVASKAGLRSLVRILTTELKEKGIRSVAVSPGPIETPIYSKLGKSEAEVEEMGTAFASLVPLGRFGSADEVAKTVLFLASSEASFVNGTELVVDGGLSMV; encoded by the coding sequence ATGACAAAATTAAAAGGAAAAGTAGCCATCATTACCGGGGCTAATAGCGGTATCGGACTCGCAACGGCCAAATTATTTGCTAAAGAGGGAGCAAAAGTGGTGATCACGGGCCGGAGAGAAGATGCCCTGCAACTGGCAGCGTCAGAGATTGAAGGAGAAGTGCTGCCCATACATGCTGATGCGGGCAAACTTGATGACATCAAAAAGGTGATCAGCACCACATTAGCAAAGTTCGGAAACATTGATATTTTATTTCCAAATGCAGGTATAGCGCCATTTCAACCTATAGAGCATACTTCGGAAGAACTATTTGATGAGGTTATTGGCATCAACCTGAAGGGCCCGTTCTTTTTGGTAAAAGAGGCTTTGCCTTACCTTAATCAGGATGGTGTGGTTATTTTCAATACCACCATTGCACAAACCAAAGGTTTTGCACACACAGGAGCATATGTTGCCTCCAAAGCCGGTTTGAGGTCTTTGGTACGTATACTCACTACTGAGCTAAAAGAGAAGGGCATTCGTTCTGTGGCGGTGAGTCCCGGCCCAATAGAGACTCCTATTTACAGTAAACTGGGCAAATCTGAGGCAGAAGTGGAAGAAATGGGTACAGCCTTTGCCTCACTTGTGCCTTTGGGTAGGTTCGGTTCTGCCGACGAGGTGGCAAAAACAGTTCTTTTTCTGGCCTCATCCGAAGCCTCTTTTGTCAATGGTACCGAGCTGGTTGTGGATGGCGGTCTAAGTATGGTTTAA
- a CDS encoding S1/P1 nuclease: MIRKIAIILCTFLSLNVFGWGMIGHRTVGQIAENHLSKRAKKKINEILGGESLAVVSNWMDDIKSDNSYDHTHAWHWVTIPDGQTYEESEKNPEGDVIATIERLISELKQGNLQKKEEAEKLKMLVHLIGDIHQPLHVGYGEDMGGNKVKLEWFWNSSNLHRVWDSDMIDSKMYSYTELASIVDNVSNEQVKTWQSSSVRDWANESIALRKQVYDIPEHKNLNYEYRYHNWPTVKLRLAQAGVRLAGVLNEIYG; this comes from the coding sequence ATGATAAGAAAAATCGCAATAATTTTATGTACCTTCTTGTCTCTCAACGTTTTCGGATGGGGCATGATAGGGCACCGCACTGTTGGACAAATTGCAGAAAACCATCTCAGTAAAAGAGCCAAGAAAAAAATTAATGAAATACTGGGCGGAGAATCTCTGGCCGTAGTGAGCAACTGGATGGACGATATCAAGTCTGATAATTCATATGACCACACACACGCCTGGCACTGGGTAACCATTCCTGATGGACAAACCTATGAGGAGAGCGAAAAAAATCCGGAAGGCGATGTGATCGCAACCATTGAAAGGCTGATCTCTGAATTAAAACAAGGCAACCTGCAAAAAAAAGAAGAAGCCGAAAAACTCAAGATGCTGGTACACCTTATCGGTGATATTCACCAACCTTTACACGTAGGTTATGGTGAAGATATGGGAGGCAATAAAGTGAAACTGGAATGGTTCTGGAACAGCTCCAACCTTCATCGAGTATGGGACAGCGACATGATAGATTCGAAAATGTACAGCTATACCGAATTGGCCAGCATTGTAGATAATGTAAGCAATGAGCAGGTTAAAACATGGCAATCTTCCAGTGTCCGGGACTGGGCAAATGAATCAATAGCTCTTAGAAAGCAGGTTTATGACATTCCGGAACACAAAAACCTTAATTACGAATACCGATACCATAACTGGCCAACCGTAAAGTTAAGATTAGCGCAGGCCGGCGTACGCCTGGCAGGAGTGCTCAATGAAATATATGGATAA
- the hemA gene encoding glutamyl-tRNA reductase, with the protein MQETFKVLGLSFKNTPLEIREKLALDEAHAKRLMKFMNEFTQATDVLVLSTCNRTEIYYSCKKELTKEILQGISLIKGIDTPISEYFISYKKHNVAVERLFKVSMGLEAQVVGDLQISNQVKKAYQWTADEDMAGPFLHRLMHTIFFTNKRVVQETSFRDGAASVSYATKELIEDITSEIKDPRVLILGLGEIGRDVCRNLVDSKISHVTITNRTEEKAIALAGECGFKTVPFSTALDAIQNADVVVSSIATESPFITKEVAEKLEILSFKFFIDLSVPRSIEVSIEDIPGALVYNIDNIQSKASEALEKRTAAIPEVEKIIAEAILEFNDWSKEMIVSPTIKKLKNALEEIRKEELARYLKNADAREAKIVDKVTKSMMQKVMKLPVLQLKAACKRGEAETLIDILNDLFDLEKQPNQVK; encoded by the coding sequence ATGCAGGAAACATTTAAGGTACTCGGTTTATCATTTAAGAATACCCCACTTGAGATCAGGGAGAAGTTGGCACTGGATGAGGCACATGCCAAGCGATTAATGAAGTTCATGAATGAGTTTACACAGGCAACGGATGTCCTGGTGTTATCAACATGCAACCGCACCGAAATTTACTATAGCTGTAAGAAAGAGCTTACCAAAGAGATCTTACAGGGCATTAGCCTGATCAAAGGTATAGACACACCTATATCAGAATACTTTATTTCTTATAAGAAGCATAACGTTGCAGTAGAGCGACTGTTTAAAGTTTCCATGGGGCTTGAAGCTCAGGTTGTAGGAGACCTGCAGATATCAAACCAGGTAAAGAAGGCCTATCAATGGACTGCAGATGAAGACATGGCAGGGCCATTTCTACACAGGTTAATGCACACTATATTTTTTACGAATAAAAGAGTAGTGCAGGAAACTTCGTTCCGTGACGGGGCGGCCAGTGTTTCTTATGCCACCAAAGAATTAATAGAAGACATCACTTCCGAAATTAAAGACCCACGGGTATTGATATTAGGCTTAGGCGAAATTGGCAGGGATGTATGTCGTAACCTGGTTGACTCTAAGATCAGCCATGTTACCATTACCAACCGTACAGAAGAAAAAGCTATAGCCCTTGCAGGTGAATGTGGTTTCAAAACTGTTCCTTTTAGTACTGCCCTTGATGCTATTCAGAATGCTGACGTAGTCGTATCGTCGATCGCTACAGAAAGTCCTTTCATCACCAAAGAGGTAGCTGAAAAGCTTGAGATCCTGTCATTCAAATTTTTTATTGACCTGTCAGTGCCAAGAAGTATAGAGGTGTCTATTGAAGACATACCCGGTGCACTGGTCTATAACATAGATAACATTCAAAGCAAGGCTTCCGAGGCATTGGAGAAACGTACTGCGGCCATACCGGAAGTTGAGAAAATAATAGCTGAAGCTATACTGGAATTCAACGATTGGTCGAAGGAAATGATTGTTTCCCCCACAATCAAAAAGTTGAAAAATGCTCTCGAGGAAATCAGAAAAGAGGAGCTTGCCCGCTATTTAAAGAATGCCGACGCCAGAGAGGCAAAAATTGTAGACAAAGTAACCAAAAGCATGATGCAAAAAGTGATGAAGTTACCCGTGCTACAATTAAAAGCTGCATGCAAAAGAGGAGAGGCTGAAACACTTATTGACATACTCAACGACCTGTTTGACCTGGAAAAACAGCCAAACCAGGTTAAATAA
- a CDS encoding ComEA family DNA-binding protein: MIKFQLWLRSVFGISKSESTGLLILLPLAFFLVFAPSAIKRLLGDRVDLSEEEHRLNELIEQMEVDTAIPDKEEFRYKMFDPNYVSTQELEQMGVSKAAANNWERYLASGGRFNKVGDIKKVYGLSTRTFDRIRDYVNIRQPADRELPPVYKKKPKEESGLPVVAHTRDNKEKNHPFDLNEADTITLKQLKGIGSVYSGRIVRYRESLGGFVSKDQLKEVWGLNDAILKQLDTLAYINDPLTGIRLLPVNDVTEQQLASHPYLSNKQAAAIVAYRYQHGKFRTVNDLYNIHRLDSLVIAKISPYLEF, translated from the coding sequence ATGATAAAGTTTCAACTGTGGTTACGTAGTGTATTCGGTATATCAAAATCTGAATCCACAGGACTACTTATTTTATTGCCTTTGGCTTTTTTCCTTGTGTTTGCACCTTCAGCCATAAAGAGGTTGCTTGGTGACAGGGTGGATCTTAGTGAGGAAGAGCATCGGCTAAACGAGCTGATTGAGCAAATGGAGGTTGATACAGCTATACCTGATAAGGAGGAGTTCAGATATAAAATGTTTGACCCTAATTATGTTTCCACCCAGGAGCTGGAGCAGATGGGAGTGAGCAAAGCAGCAGCAAATAACTGGGAAAGGTACCTGGCCAGTGGTGGCAGGTTTAATAAGGTCGGTGACATTAAAAAAGTTTATGGTTTAAGCACCAGGACGTTTGACAGAATCAGGGACTATGTCAACATTAGGCAGCCAGCAGACAGGGAATTGCCACCGGTATACAAGAAAAAACCCAAAGAGGAAAGTGGGTTGCCGGTAGTTGCCCATACACGGGATAATAAAGAAAAAAATCATCCTTTTGACCTGAACGAGGCAGATACCATCACCCTTAAACAATTAAAAGGCATTGGGTCTGTTTATTCAGGAAGAATAGTCAGATACAGGGAAAGTCTGGGAGGTTTTGTGAGCAAAGATCAATTGAAAGAAGTTTGGGGGTTGAACGATGCCATACTTAAGCAACTGGACACACTGGCTTATATTAATGACCCATTGACGGGTATTCGCCTCCTACCTGTAAATGATGTTACGGAGCAACAACTGGCTTCGCATCCCTACCTATCGAACAAACAGGCTGCAGCTATTGTTGCTTACAGGTATCAGCACGGTAAGTTTCGCACGGTCAATGACTTATACAATATCCATAGGCTGGACTCGTTAGTAATTGCTAAAATTTCTCCTTACCTGGAATTTTAA
- a CDS encoding DEAD/DEAH box helicase → MHELLKSYLKRLTNLSGNNRSLLLLRLPAEQFIDVHDFNFITKGGSFSIIESMIAGKTVTLGPQMDSRDEDANRMSRKLKKLSRLDQFIYEERGSKDLYIGWPFVRGKLSDGTLIRCPVLFFPVEVAAVDKQWKLKQRRDAGVTLNKSFLLAYAHYNKVPVSDDLLDRNLEDFDTDSTIFRTSLYQLFKDSLIEVNFNQENFRDELTGFTEFKKPDFEKNEKDGELKMYPEAVLGIFPQAGSYLVPDYMHLIENNHVKDIEEFFQARSVYEESKGQGPDYYFLKSVDEEKTFTPFKMDAYQENALKAIKKGNSIVVQGPPGTGKSQLICNLVADHVAIGKKVLVVCQKRAALDVVYDRMDEKGMIDFLGLVHDFRNDRKEIYHKIARQIERLDEYKMKNNGLDAIQLERKFLQVSRRIDQITEEMEEFKFALFDESECGVAVKELYLTSYIDEPTVNLKQEYTHFKFDELASFITRLRNYAGYAQLFNRSGYEWLDRKSFENFTVADLQRFNQILDEIPMYQEEIADQLEQITGSRLTLDDCETILNKREYVVEMLGILKNKKTYEYFQHMMSFSDSETSNLWLSNTERVLMECYKGTGPETSLPSDQLGKFQEVLQRNMVARKSLLRLVQWRLFSKDKFYIKRVLVENNLKRSREGFNTMVEKIDNRLNLEHNLTKIRKREWLTDVPKSYEKVHLQNWFHLQKLSVKAKLIFSSLRNFKEYFNVQKLTYEELKHKLEELYTVIKEIPLKKAEWLIYLTNSQITNITQNTELAEKLKAILRKDFDALCEYDKIRTKLTGQEIQVIDKVIEAAEDYSPDSIEKLFQNSLRISWIEHIETKYPVLRSVSSLKFQQLEAELQNLVREKLMVSNDMLLLRARERTYENVEYNRLNNMVTYRDLYHQATKKRRVWPLRKIIANYYEELFQLIPCWMASPESVSAIFPMTEIFDLVIFDEASQCFVERGIPAMYRGRQVMVAGDNKQLRPNDLYQARYEEETDDDPALEVDSLLELAGHHLMNVQLKGHYRSKSLDLIDFSNRHFYDGNLKLLPDHQVVNKNEPAIKYIKVDGVWDNNINHEEAVKVVDILVDVLKTDASRQVGVVTFNARQQQHIIDILDQKCMDEQIVIPATWFVKNIENVQGDEKDIIIFSTAYAPDSSGRMMMQFGNLNAVSGENRLNVAVTRAREKIIIVSSIMPGQLKVEGAKNEGPKLLKAYLEYAWDVSEGNFKAVPYPEKNHHTEWYLKKKLEEWSKSVPKGFQLVEELPFGDLTVKNGNHYLGLLITDDDLYYQSISVKDLHVYTPFTLSKKNWNFKGLYSREYWHNREQVEEAILKFVAHHNVEI, encoded by the coding sequence ATGCACGAACTGCTAAAATCATATCTTAAGCGGCTTACCAATCTTTCCGGTAACAACAGATCTCTGCTTCTGTTGCGTTTGCCTGCGGAGCAGTTTATTGATGTGCATGACTTCAATTTCATTACCAAAGGGGGCTCTTTTAGTATTATCGAATCCATGATTGCTGGTAAGACAGTAACCCTTGGCCCGCAAATGGACAGCCGCGATGAGGATGCCAACCGAATGAGCAGAAAACTGAAGAAACTTTCCCGACTGGATCAATTCATTTATGAAGAAAGGGGCTCTAAAGACTTATATATTGGCTGGCCATTTGTGAGAGGAAAACTTTCTGATGGTACGCTTATCCGCTGTCCGGTGTTGTTTTTTCCTGTGGAAGTGGCTGCAGTTGATAAACAATGGAAGCTCAAGCAGCGCCGCGATGCAGGGGTTACGCTGAACAAATCGTTCTTACTTGCTTACGCACATTATAACAAAGTACCTGTTTCCGATGATCTGTTGGATCGTAACCTGGAAGATTTTGACACGGATAGTACCATTTTCAGAACATCTTTATACCAACTGTTTAAGGATAGTCTTATTGAAGTAAACTTCAACCAGGAGAATTTCAGGGATGAGCTTACCGGGTTTACGGAATTTAAGAAACCTGACTTTGAGAAGAACGAAAAAGATGGTGAGCTGAAGATGTACCCTGAAGCTGTGTTGGGTATATTTCCGCAAGCAGGGTCATACCTGGTGCCTGACTATATGCATCTGATCGAAAACAATCATGTAAAAGATATTGAAGAGTTTTTTCAGGCACGGTCTGTTTATGAAGAATCAAAAGGGCAGGGGCCGGACTACTACTTTTTAAAGAGTGTGGATGAAGAAAAGACCTTTACACCTTTTAAAATGGATGCTTACCAGGAGAATGCACTCAAGGCCATTAAAAAAGGAAACTCTATAGTAGTGCAAGGGCCTCCGGGTACCGGTAAATCCCAGCTGATATGCAACCTCGTGGCGGATCATGTAGCGATAGGAAAAAAAGTGTTGGTGGTTTGCCAGAAGCGTGCTGCACTTGATGTGGTTTACGACAGGATGGATGAAAAGGGAATGATAGATTTTCTGGGCCTGGTCCATGACTTCAGAAATGACAGGAAAGAGATCTATCATAAAATAGCTCGCCAGATTGAGCGTCTTGACGAGTATAAAATGAAGAACAATGGCCTGGATGCCATTCAACTGGAACGAAAATTCCTGCAGGTGAGCAGGAGGATCGACCAGATCACCGAAGAGATGGAGGAGTTTAAATTCGCTCTATTCGATGAAAGTGAATGTGGTGTGGCTGTAAAAGAGCTTTACCTTACCTCTTATATTGATGAGCCTACCGTAAACCTGAAGCAGGAGTATACCCATTTTAAGTTTGATGAGCTCGCGTCTTTCATCACCCGTCTGAGAAACTACGCTGGTTATGCCCAGCTTTTTAACAGGTCAGGCTATGAGTGGCTCGACAGAAAATCTTTTGAAAATTTTACCGTAGCCGATTTACAGCGATTCAATCAAATACTGGATGAAATACCAATGTATCAGGAAGAAATAGCTGATCAACTGGAGCAAATCACCGGCTCGAGGCTCACACTTGATGACTGTGAAACCATATTGAATAAGAGGGAATATGTGGTGGAGATGTTGGGAATATTGAAGAATAAGAAAACATATGAGTATTTCCAGCATATGATGTCTTTCTCCGATAGTGAAACCAGCAACCTTTGGCTATCCAATACAGAGCGGGTGCTGATGGAATGCTATAAGGGAACCGGCCCTGAGACAAGTCTGCCTTCTGATCAGTTAGGCAAGTTTCAGGAAGTGCTTCAACGAAATATGGTGGCACGCAAAAGTCTCCTTAGGCTTGTTCAATGGAGGCTGTTTTCTAAAGACAAGTTTTATATCAAGCGTGTATTGGTGGAAAATAACCTTAAGAGAAGTCGGGAAGGGTTTAACACCATGGTGGAAAAAATTGACAACCGGTTGAACCTGGAACATAATCTCACCAAAATCAGGAAGAGAGAATGGCTGACCGATGTACCAAAAAGCTATGAGAAAGTACATTTGCAAAACTGGTTCCACCTGCAAAAACTGTCTGTGAAGGCAAAGCTTATATTTAGCTCTCTTCGCAATTTTAAAGAGTACTTCAACGTGCAGAAGCTGACCTATGAAGAACTGAAACATAAGCTTGAGGAGCTTTACACGGTAATAAAGGAGATACCACTGAAAAAGGCAGAATGGCTGATATACCTTACAAACAGCCAGATAACCAATATAACACAGAATACTGAGCTCGCGGAAAAACTTAAGGCTATACTGAGAAAGGACTTTGACGCTTTATGCGAATATGATAAGATAAGGACAAAGTTAACAGGGCAGGAAATACAGGTTATCGATAAAGTGATCGAAGCGGCTGAAGACTATAGCCCGGACTCCATTGAAAAGCTGTTTCAGAATAGTTTGCGAATATCCTGGATCGAACATATAGAAACAAAATATCCTGTTTTGAGGTCCGTTTCTTCACTCAAATTCCAACAGCTGGAGGCCGAGCTGCAGAACCTTGTAAGGGAAAAACTGATGGTGAGTAATGATATGCTGCTACTCAGGGCTCGGGAGAGGACTTATGAAAATGTAGAATATAACAGGCTCAATAATATGGTCACTTACCGTGATCTTTACCACCAGGCTACCAAGAAACGAAGGGTATGGCCATTAAGAAAGATTATTGCAAATTATTATGAAGAACTGTTTCAGCTGATACCCTGCTGGATGGCATCACCCGAGTCGGTTTCTGCAATTTTTCCTATGACGGAAATATTTGATCTGGTAATTTTCGATGAGGCATCGCAGTGTTTTGTTGAGCGCGGTATCCCGGCAATGTATCGTGGCAGGCAGGTGATGGTAGCAGGAGATAACAAGCAGCTAAGGCCCAATGACCTTTATCAGGCGCGCTACGAAGAAGAAACAGATGATGATCCGGCACTGGAAGTGGACTCATTGCTGGAGCTGGCCGGCCACCATCTGATGAACGTGCAACTAAAAGGGCACTACCGCAGTAAATCCCTCGATCTGATAGATTTTTCAAACCGTCATTTTTACGATGGCAATCTGAAGTTACTTCCTGATCATCAGGTTGTCAATAAGAATGAACCGGCCATAAAGTATATTAAGGTCGACGGAGTATGGGATAACAACATCAATCATGAAGAAGCGGTAAAGGTGGTTGATATACTCGTGGATGTTTTAAAAACCGATGCATCCAGGCAGGTAGGTGTGGTGACTTTCAATGCACGTCAGCAGCAACATATTATAGATATTCTGGATCAAAAGTGTATGGATGAGCAGATTGTAATTCCTGCGACCTGGTTCGTAAAGAATATTGAAAATGTACAGGGTGATGAGAAAGATATTATTATCTTTTCAACTGCTTATGCGCCTGACAGCAGTGGCCGTATGATGATGCAGTTTGGTAACCTTAATGCTGTAAGTGGAGAAAACAGATTGAATGTAGCTGTTACCAGGGCACGTGAAAAAATTATTATAGTAAGTAGCATCATGCCTGGCCAGTTGAAAGTAGAAGGCGCTAAGAATGAAGGCCCTAAACTATTGAAGGCATACCTTGAATATGCATGGGATGTCTCCGAAGGTAATTTTAAGGCCGTTCCTTATCCGGAGAAGAACCATCACACGGAATGGTATCTGAAGAAAAAGCTTGAAGAGTGGAGTAAATCGGTTCCCAAAGGCTTTCAGTTGGTAGAGGAGTTGCCCTTTGGAGATCTTACGGTGAAAAATGGCAACCATTACCTCGGCTTGCTTATCACTGATGATGATCTTTATTACCAAAGTATTTCGGTCAAAGATCTGCATGTTTATACGCCCTTTACCCTGAGCAAGAAAAACTGGAATTTCAAAGGTCTTTATAGTCGTGAATATTGGCATAACCGTGAGCAGGTTGAGGAGGCAATACTAAAATTCGTAGCGCATCATAATGTTGAAATTTAA